TAGAGCACATTATATCTAAAAGTGATAACACTTGAAAGCGAATGATTTTATTGAAATTTTTATTGATACTGATTTTGTATCCAGCAATTATGTCTATGTACTGGACAATCGGATCTTCCCTTTACTTTATTAGGTATGAGTTATTTTCAAAAAGTCACAAGGTTCCATCAGATTTAAAAGGAATCACATTTGTCGTCGCTTGTTTTAATGAACAAGATACGTTAGAAGAAACACTTACATCCCTAGTACATCTCGATTATCCTTTAAAAGAAATTATTATGGTCAATGATGGGAGCACTGACTATACAGCTGCAAAATTAACTGACTTAAAAAGTCGCTATGATTTTAAATTTATTAATTTAAAAGAAAACAAAGGTAAAGCAAATGCATTAAATGAAGCGGTTAAAGAAGCATCGTATGATTACGTTCTATGTATAGATGCGGATACTGTAATTTTTGACGGCGCACCCCAGTATATGATGACACATATGTTAAACGACAATTCGATCGGTGCAGTTACAGGTAACCCAAGAATTCGTAATAAGGACTCTATGCTTGGAAAAATACAAGTCGTTGAATACGCGAGTATTATTGGTGGTATTAAACGTGCACAAAGTTTAGCAGGTGCAATCAACACTGTTTCAGGTGTATTTACATTGTTTAGAAAAGAAGCACTAGAAGACGTCGGTCTGTTTGATACGGATATGATCACTGAAGATATCGCTATGTCTTGGAATCTGCATTTAAATGATTGGAAAATCCTTTACGAGCCACGCGCGATGTGTTTTATGCTCGTTCCTGAAACGCTTGGTGGTTTATGGAAGCAAAGAGTGCGTTGGTCTCAAGGTGGTCATGAAGTCATTATTCGTGATTTTAAAAATATTATCAAAAAGGGGCAATTCCCGCTTTATCTATTACTGTTAGAATCTCTACTTTCAATTTTATGGATTTATATCATATTGCTAACATTGTTCTTTACAGTAATGAGGTTAGATTTACTAAATATTTTTAGTGTTAGAGAACAATTAAGTTTACTCGTCATCAGTGCTTTAATATTAACGTTCTTTAATATTATTCAGTTTTTAGTCGCTTTATTTATCGACGTAAAGTACGAACGTAGAAATATTATTGGCCTTCTCTTTTTAAGTTGGTATCCAACGGTTTACTGGCTAATTAATGGGCTCGTCGTATTATTTGCATTACCGAAAGCATTAAAGCGTAAGAAAGGAGAGTTTGCGACATGGACAAGCCCAGACAGAGGAGATATCCAGTAGTACACTCCAATCTAAACCTTTTAAGAGAAACAATTCTTTATGTGAGTTCTATTCCATTATGGCTATATTGTTTATTCGTTATTTACATTACATCTATGACACTTTTAAATATTAATACAGAGTTCGTACAACTCGCTAGAATCTCAATGTCTATCAGTCGTACAGATTATATCGATATATTTAAACCCGTATTTTACTTCATAATCGTTATCGCAATTTTCTTCGTTATGAGATTTATTCAATCGTTTAAAGAGGAAAAATTATGAAGAAATTGTGTATAGCTCTACTACTTACATTCATGATATTTATGAATATACCAAACGATGTCAAAGCATCTGAGGAGTGTCTCGCGTTAAATTATCATCGCGTCCGTGAAGAAACACTTCTATATAAATTGCTCAAAGTCATTGCACCAAACAAAGAGCAAGATATCTATAGTGTCACAACTGATGAGTTTGAGCGGCAGATGAAATGGCTCGTAGATCACGATGCAACGTTTGTTAATGCAGAAGAGTTAGAATTTTACTACGAAAAAGGAGAATTCCCTAAGCGATGTGTTTGGGTGAATTTCGATGATCTGGATGATACGGTTTTAAATGCTGAAAAAATATTGAAAAAATATAATATAAAAGCTACAGGCTTTGTCATCACAGGACAAGTCGGTAACGATAACTATTTAAATTTAACTTTATTAGATCTCGACGGTTTAAAAAAACTCTATAAAACAAATCGATGGGAATTTAGCTCTCATACAAATAACTTACATTTCATGGATAAACATCATAAAACCATTTTAAATAGAACAGAAGATCAAGCGTTAACAAAAGATATTAAAACGAGTAACGATTACCTTAAAAAACATTTTAACGAAACCAATCATCGACTCGCCTATCCATATGGCTATGTCGATGATTCCAAATTAAGTGCGATTAAAAGTGCAGAAATTGTATACGGATATTCACTTCAGGAAGCACCTATTCGAACAGACAGTCATCCTTATTATTTGCCACGCATTTTAATTACAGAATCTTCGTTTAAAAAATTTGTGGAAGAATGGGATGAATTTAAATGAAAAATAAGAAACTAGAGCTCGTTTACGTACGTGCAATAATATGTACTTCGATCGTATTAACTCATATTTTAACGTCTTACACAATACAAGAAGCGACGGAGACAGTTGAGTATGAATACTTATATATCATACGAAATATATTTATTTTTGGAGTGCCATGTTTTTTAATTTTAAGTCAACTACTGGTGACTGCAAGGTATGATTATATACCTTATAACTTTATAAGAAAAAGAATTATTTATGTGTTTATACCGTACTTTTTTGTCGGTATTTTATACGCTTATACTATGAAATATGGCAGTGATGAAAGTTTCATCGAGATCTATAAAGATGCTGTAATCATCGGAAACTGGTACGGGTATTTTATTATCATATTTTTATTTACGATTTTACTCAATTTACTTTTTAAAAGGATACCTCTAAAAATATTCGGAAATATTTGGGTCTTGTTTAGTGCACTCATAGTCCAAGTCGTGTTCTTCTATGTAAGAAATCACTATGACTGGTTCCAAGAGTTTTTAATACATGACTATCCATTAAATGAGCACACGTTCTTTCTAGGCTGGATATTCTACTACTTTTTAGGTGGCTTTATTGGCTATCATTATGATAATGTAATCAAGTTCTTAGAGGATTATCTAGTGATTGTCATCGCAGCTTCAATATTAGCGTTTGTCATTTTCGTCATGTACTTTAACCACGATTACTATACAGTTCAAAGTTTTGCAGGAAAACTCATACCGTATAACACAATGATGTTTTTCTTAGTACTCGGAATAGTGATTCATTGTAAAACAATCGCTTATTCTTACGTTATATTTGTGTCGCATTTCTCATACCAAATTTATTTACTTCATCCGTTATATTTAAATAGCGTGTATGACGTCACTCGACCATTTGTAGATTCAACACTTGCATTCATATTAATAACACTGTTCGTTGTTCAAACAAGCATCATCGGATTTTCAATATTCGTTCATACATTCTCAGTAACACGAATTTTATTTGGTACGAGAGATTTTAAATATATATTTAAAGAAATAGATGCAAAATATCTATCATAAAAAGAGCTACTTCCCATAAAAAAATTGGGAGGTAGCTCTTTCATTTTCATATGTCAATAATCCAATAAATTAAAAATCACTCAATTTATCTATTTTGTTGTATAGACTAGTCCACTGATTTTTAAGATATTTAGCTGATTCATCAAATAACTTTTGCCTCGCATCATTTTGTTCTTCATCATATTTTTTACGTGTAAATTCACCCGTGTATTCCAAAGGAAACTGACCATTAGGTGGACTAAAAGTGTCACATTCATATATTTTAATCGGTGTCATTTTGGTTTTATGATACAAATCATTTGTATATTTTATTAGATGATCTGTATTTTCAATTTCTGACAGTCTGAACTCAAGTAAATTT
Above is a genomic segment from Nosocomiicoccus massiliensis containing:
- the pgaC gene encoding poly-beta-1,6-N-acetyl-D-glucosamine synthase, which translates into the protein MKFLLILILYPAIMSMYWTIGSSLYFIRYELFSKSHKVPSDLKGITFVVACFNEQDTLEETLTSLVHLDYPLKEIIMVNDGSTDYTAAKLTDLKSRYDFKFINLKENKGKANALNEAVKEASYDYVLCIDADTVIFDGAPQYMMTHMLNDNSIGAVTGNPRIRNKDSMLGKIQVVEYASIIGGIKRAQSLAGAINTVSGVFTLFRKEALEDVGLFDTDMITEDIAMSWNLHLNDWKILYEPRAMCFMLVPETLGGLWKQRVRWSQGGHEVIIRDFKNIIKKGQFPLYLLLLESLLSILWIYIILLTLFFTVMRLDLLNIFSVREQLSLLVISALILTFFNIIQFLVALFIDVKYERRNIIGLLFLSWYPTVYWLINGLVVLFALPKALKRKKGEFATWTSPDRGDIQ
- the icaB gene encoding intercellular adhesin biosynthesis polysaccharide N-deacetylase: MKKLCIALLLTFMIFMNIPNDVKASEECLALNYHRVREETLLYKLLKVIAPNKEQDIYSVTTDEFERQMKWLVDHDATFVNAEELEFYYEKGEFPKRCVWVNFDDLDDTVLNAEKILKKYNIKATGFVITGQVGNDNYLNLTLLDLDGLKKLYKTNRWEFSSHTNNLHFMDKHHKTILNRTEDQALTKDIKTSNDYLKKHFNETNHRLAYPYGYVDDSKLSAIKSAEIVYGYSLQEAPIRTDSHPYYLPRILITESSFKKFVEEWDEFK
- a CDS encoding acyltransferase family protein, which gives rise to MKNKKLELVYVRAIICTSIVLTHILTSYTIQEATETVEYEYLYIIRNIFIFGVPCFLILSQLLVTARYDYIPYNFIRKRIIYVFIPYFFVGILYAYTMKYGSDESFIEIYKDAVIIGNWYGYFIIIFLFTILLNLLFKRIPLKIFGNIWVLFSALIVQVVFFYVRNHYDWFQEFLIHDYPLNEHTFFLGWIFYYFLGGFIGYHYDNVIKFLEDYLVIVIAASILAFVIFVMYFNHDYYTVQSFAGKLIPYNTMMFFLVLGIVIHCKTIAYSYVIFVSHFSYQIYLLHPLYLNSVYDVTRPFVDSTLAFILITLFVVQTSIIGFSIFVHTFSVTRILFGTRDFKYIFKEIDAKYLS